The sequence GACGCCGGCTCGGGCAGGGCGGAATCGCCACGCCCCACCCGGTCGTGCACGATGGCCTGATACCCGAGCTCCCCCAAGCGGCGAGCGGTCTCGGCGGTTACCGGATCGTCGGCACGAGTGGGCCCGGCTCCCGCGATGAACACCACCGCCGCGGCACCCGCGCGGCCGTAGCGGTCGAAGACGATTCGATCGCCGGTCGGCGTGCGCAGCTCGCTCATGCTCCCACCGCCGCGATCCGCACGCGTACGGCGTCGCCCGCCTGCTTGCCCAGCGCGTGGCGTGTCGCGGCCTTCACCGGGCCGATGTGCCCGCGCTTGGTCGGCAGGAGGGTGAGCCGGACGGGGACGCCGTCGATATCGCCGACGACCCGAGTGGCCCGCCGAGTACCGAAGAACTCGGCCGAACCGGGGACATCGAAGACGGTCCAGGATCCGGTCTCCGGTTCGATTC is a genomic window of Agromyces protaetiae containing:
- a CDS encoding DUF1905 domain-containing protein produces the protein MTNAKTLQFEAVLRIEPETGSWTVFDVPGSAEFFGTRRATRVVGDIDGVPVRLTLLPTKRGHIGPVKAATRHALGKQAGDAVRVRIAAVGA